Proteins encoded in a region of the Candidatus Stygibacter australis genome:
- the deoC gene encoding deoxyribose-phosphate aldolase, producing the protein MNKIEKLARKIFQIEDNTPSRSGGGHVVSLHSVIDRSEYPDQLVEKNCELNGFIDHTILKPDATDEDILKICREVELHRFASVCLNPCWVSLAAENLPDGIVCTVIGFPLGANSSVMKAFEARLAIENGAKEIDMVINIGQLKSGNYDLVYQDIAIVSDTCIQNRALLKVIIETCLLTEDEKIIACLLAKKAGADFVKTSTGFSSGGANVEDVRLMRKVVGNKMGVKASGGVRTEADARAMIAAGANRIGASSGIKIVDQQLDIMGSLEHK; encoded by the coding sequence ATGAATAAAATAGAGAAGTTAGCCAGAAAGATATTTCAGATTGAGGATAATACTCCTTCCCGTTCGGGAGGAGGGCACGTGGTCAGTCTGCACTCAGTGATAGACCGGAGTGAATATCCTGATCAGCTTGTGGAGAAGAATTGCGAATTAAACGGGTTTATTGACCATACGATATTAAAACCAGATGCTACAGATGAAGATATCCTCAAAATCTGCCGGGAAGTGGAATTACACCGTTTTGCCAGTGTGTGCCTTAATCCGTGCTGGGTGAGTCTGGCAGCAGAAAATCTACCTGATGGCATTGTGTGTACCGTAATAGGATTTCCTCTGGGTGCAAATAGTTCTGTAATGAAGGCATTTGAAGCGCGGCTGGCTATTGAGAATGGTGCCAAGGAAATAGATATGGTTATTAATATCGGACAATTAAAATCAGGTAATTATGACCTTGTATATCAGGATATTGCTATTGTGAGCGATACCTGTATTCAGAATAGAGCACTTCTTAAAGTAATAATAGAGACCTGTCTGCTGACTGAAGACGAAAAGATCATCGCCTGCCTGCTGGCAAAGAAAGCGGGAGCTGACTTTGTGAAAACTTCTACAGGTTTTTCTTCCGGTGGAGCCAATGTGGAAGATGTACGCCTGATGCGGAAAGTGGTAGGTAATAAGATGGGAGTGAAAGCCTCAGGCGGAGTACGCACGGAAGCAGATGCCCGGGCTATGATCGCAGCAGGAGCAAACAGGATAGGCGCATCCAGCGGAATTAAGATAGTGGATCAGCAATTAGATATAATGGGGAGTCTGGAGCATAAATGA
- the thyX gene encoding FAD-dependent thymidylate synthase, producing the protein MKVEIAGYNLDYSQIQQLENQQQATPETISAAYARISRSKKSVGDLRKAALADVAKARSSNQNIVFEMGHASVAEHAVFNFDITGISRLLVEDIQRSRLASFTEKSQRYVTLKGDYYLPAEIIGTELEPRFKHVIERQNKLYTTLYKRAGEHLQKTGFAGTKSELNGKAKEDARYVLALATQTQFGMTINARSMERLLQRLDKNELAEAKQLREALWQQASSIAPSLVRYTKCEECEKRYFDRLPYIESERLNQQVKFVSMTPSAENWILAGMIFENSGNDIRSIYEQVLLLSDEEKAEIYKEMLRGLTPWQRMPRAFELADISFNLLISSSCFGQLKRHRMSTILRSSYHPENGFIIPPLIREIGGMELIMPVVEETEELYYKLEKVKPGLGNYILTNGHRLAVLFKANLRELYHFSRLRSDAHAQWEIREVSQQIDAIIQEKLPYAGALIMGKDEYTGKTRFGEDK; encoded by the coding sequence ATGAAAGTAGAAATAGCGGGATATAATCTTGACTACAGTCAAATCCAGCAATTGGAAAACCAGCAGCAGGCAACTCCAGAGACCATTTCAGCAGCCTATGCCAGGATATCACGCAGTAAGAAGAGTGTGGGTGACCTGCGCAAAGCAGCTTTGGCGGATGTAGCCAAGGCAAGATCATCTAATCAGAATATTGTATTTGAGATGGGGCATGCTTCTGTTGCAGAGCATGCAGTATTTAATTTTGATATCACGGGTATCTCACGGCTGCTGGTGGAAGATATACAGCGGAGTCGATTGGCATCTTTCACTGAGAAATCACAGAGATATGTAACCCTTAAGGGTGATTATTATCTGCCAGCGGAAATCATCGGTACTGAGCTGGAACCCAGATTTAAACATGTAATAGAAAGGCAGAATAAATTATATACTACTTTATATAAAAGAGCGGGAGAGCATCTGCAGAAGACTGGATTTGCCGGCACTAAGAGTGAATTAAATGGTAAAGCCAAGGAAGATGCACGCTACGTGCTGGCATTAGCCACGCAGACGCAGTTTGGCATGACTATCAATGCCCGATCTATGGAGCGATTATTACAGCGGTTGGATAAAAATGAGCTGGCAGAAGCAAAGCAGCTCAGGGAAGCACTCTGGCAGCAGGCAAGCAGTATTGCCCCTTCGCTGGTGCGTTATACCAAATGTGAAGAATGCGAGAAGCGTTATTTTGATAGATTACCTTATATAGAAAGCGAGAGATTGAACCAGCAGGTGAAATTCGTAAGCATGACCCCGAGTGCAGAAAACTGGATACTGGCAGGGATGATCTTTGAGAATAGCGGTAATGATATCAGGTCAATATATGAGCAGGTGCTGCTATTGAGTGATGAAGAGAAAGCAGAGATATATAAAGAGATGCTGAGGGGGCTAACGCCCTGGCAGAGGATGCCGCGAGCATTTGAACTGGCAGATATCAGCTTTAATCTCCTGATCTCATCATCCTGTTTTGGGCAATTAAAAAGGCATCGGATGTCCACTATCCTGCGCAGTAGTTATCATCCGGAAAACGGCTTTATCATCCCGCCATTGATCAGAGAAATTGGTGGTATGGAATTGATAATGCCAGTGGTGGAAGAAACTGAAGAGCTGTATTATAAACTTGAGAAGGTAAAACCTGGATTGGGGAATTATATTTTGACCAATGGACATCGGCTGGCAGTATTATTTAAGGCAAACCTGAGAGAATTATATCATTTTTCAAGACTTCGCTCAGATGCTCATGCCCAGTGGGAGATCAGAGAAGTATCCCAGCAGATAGACGCTATTATCCAGGAGAAATTACCTTATGCAGGAGCTTTGATCATGGGTAAGGATGAATATACAGGTAAAACCAGATTTGGAGAAGATAAATGA